A part of Kiritimatiellia bacterium genomic DNA contains:
- a CDS encoding MoxR family ATPase has translation MSRRTAAIRAEVAKVIVGQQRVLEEILMAMIARGHALLVGLPGMAKTLMIRTIADVLDLKFKRIQFTPDLMPTDITGTDVLDTNRETGEKEFRFVPGPVFCNILLADEINRTPPKTQAALLEAMQEHRVTVGNRTYPLEEPFFVLATQNPIEQEGTYPLPEAQLDRFMFNIWVDYPAEEEEEQIVRTTTIASAVQPAKVLGRDEVLKLQEVVRKVPVSEHVVKFAVRLVRATRPTSDRAPDFIRQYVTVGAGPRACQYLVLAAKARAVLEGRIHVSCRDVRAAALPVLRHRIFTNFTADSEGITPMKLIERLLQTVQEPSEEDYAPVAARS, from the coding sequence ATGAGCCGCCGCACCGCCGCGATTCGGGCCGAGGTCGCGAAAGTGATTGTGGGCCAGCAGCGGGTGCTGGAGGAGATCCTGATGGCGATGATCGCTCGGGGGCACGCGCTGCTGGTCGGCCTGCCCGGCATGGCGAAGACGCTGATGATCCGCACGATCGCCGACGTGCTCGACCTCAAGTTCAAGCGGATTCAGTTCACACCCGACCTGATGCCGACCGACATCACCGGCACCGACGTGCTCGACACCAACCGCGAGACCGGCGAGAAGGAGTTTCGCTTCGTCCCCGGGCCGGTGTTCTGCAACATCCTTCTTGCCGACGAAATCAATCGCACTCCGCCGAAGACACAGGCCGCCCTGCTCGAAGCGATGCAGGAGCATCGCGTGACGGTTGGCAACCGGACCTATCCGCTGGAGGAACCGTTCTTCGTTCTCGCCACGCAAAACCCAATCGAACAGGAGGGCACCTATCCGCTGCCCGAGGCGCAGCTGGACCGCTTCATGTTCAACATCTGGGTCGACTACCCCGCGGAGGAGGAAGAGGAGCAGATCGTCCGCACCACCACCATCGCCAGCGCCGTGCAGCCCGCGAAGGTGCTCGGACGGGACGAAGTGCTGAAGCTGCAGGAGGTCGTGCGCAAGGTGCCGGTCTCGGAGCATGTGGTGAAGTTCGCGGTGCGGCTCGTGCGGGCGACTCGTCCGACCTCCGATCGGGCGCCGGACTTCATCCGCCAATACGTCACCGTCGGTGCCGGCCCCCGCGCCTGCCAGTACCTGGTGCTGGCGGCAAAAGCGCGAGCGGTGTTGGAGGGCCGGATCCATGTAAGCTGCCGCGACGTGCGCGCCGCCGCGCTGCCGGTGTTGCGCCATCGCATCTTCACTAACTTCACCGCGGACAGCGAAGGCATCACCCCGATGAAACTGATTGAACGGCTCCTTCAGACCGTGCAGGAACCCTCCGAGGAAGACTATGCGCCCGTGGCCGCCCGCTCTTGA